Proteins from a single region of Candidatus Rokuibacteriota bacterium:
- the proC gene encoding pyrroline-5-carboxylate reductase, whose protein sequence is MKGKRIGFLGAGNIGEAMIRGLLQAGLVPAQDIAASDARPERLAQIARQYGIRACGDNPTLVRESHVIVLAVKPQIMAAVCAEIAPTVDRSKLIISLAAGVATTTLRQQMPRVERLIRVMPNTPALVLEAVTAIARADGLERGDLETAQELFGAVGRVVVLEEEALDAVTGLSGSGPAYVAIVIESLADGGVKMGLDRATAMTLAAQTVLGSAKLILETGTHPGQLKDMVASPGGTTIAGISALEEGGLRRTFISAVERATLRSRELGKGR, encoded by the coding sequence ATCAAGGGCAAGCGGATCGGTTTCCTGGGCGCAGGGAATATCGGCGAGGCGATGATCCGGGGCCTGCTCCAGGCGGGGCTCGTCCCCGCGCAGGATATCGCGGCCAGCGATGCCCGGCCGGAGCGCCTGGCCCAGATCGCGCGGCAGTACGGCATCCGGGCCTGCGGCGACAACCCGACCCTGGTCCGCGAGTCCCACGTCATCGTCCTGGCCGTGAAGCCGCAGATCATGGCGGCGGTGTGCGCGGAGATCGCCCCGACCGTGGACAGGAGCAAGCTGATCATCTCGCTGGCGGCCGGTGTCGCCACCACCACGCTCAGGCAGCAGATGCCCCGCGTGGAGCGCCTCATCCGCGTCATGCCCAATACGCCCGCCCTGGTGCTGGAGGCGGTGACGGCCATCGCGCGCGCCGACGGGCTCGAGCGGGGCGACCTGGAGACGGCCCAGGAGCTCTTCGGCGCGGTGGGGCGTGTGGTGGTCCTCGAGGAAGAGGCCCTGGATGCCGTGACGGGGCTCTCGGGCTCCGGCCCGGCCTACGTGGCCATCGTGATCGAGTCGCTGGCCGACGGCGGCGTGAAGATGGGCCTGGACCGGGCCACGGCCATGACGCTGGCCGCCCAGACCGTGCTCGGCTCGGCCAAGCTCATCCTCGAGACGGGCACCCACCCCGGGCAGCTCAAGGACATGGTCGCCTCGCCGGGCGGGACCACCATCGCCGGCATCTCGGCGCTGGAGGAGGGCGGCCTGCGCCGGACCTTCATCAGCGCGGTGGAGCGGGCGACGCTGCGCTCCCGCGAGCTCGGGAAAGGACGCTGA
- a CDS encoding YggS family pyridoxal phosphate-dependent enzyme — translation MLEIRENVERVRAAIERACLRAGRDPREVLLIAVSKTVDPTRIRLAVDAGVPALGENRVQEAKEKIARLGHPVPWHLIGSLQTNKAREAVRLFDCIQSVDRLELARELDRRAQAAGRIVETLFQVNVGEEPQKGGVAPAELRAVLEQAAELPGLRIRGLMAIPPLGPDAEAARPHFRRLRELRDAAGLPHLSMGMSGDFEVAIEEGATMVRVGTAIFGPRQHPAPEGVTR, via the coding sequence ATGCTGGAGATCCGGGAGAACGTCGAGCGGGTTCGGGCTGCCATCGAGCGCGCATGCCTCCGAGCGGGCCGCGATCCGCGCGAGGTGCTCCTGATCGCTGTGTCGAAGACGGTGGACCCCACCCGCATCCGCCTCGCGGTGGACGCGGGCGTGCCCGCGCTGGGCGAGAACCGGGTGCAGGAGGCGAAGGAAAAGATCGCTCGCCTCGGCCATCCGGTGCCATGGCACCTGATCGGGTCGCTGCAGACCAACAAGGCCAGGGAGGCCGTGCGCCTCTTCGACTGCATCCAATCGGTGGACAGGCTGGAGCTGGCGCGGGAGCTGGACCGCCGCGCGCAGGCCGCCGGCCGGATCGTGGAGACGCTCTTCCAGGTGAACGTGGGGGAGGAGCCCCAGAAGGGCGGCGTGGCGCCTGCCGAGCTCAGGGCCGTGCTCGAGCAGGCGGCGGAGCTGCCGGGGCTGCGCATCCGCGGGCTGATGGCCATCCCGCCGCTCGGGCCGGATGCCGAGGCGGCGCGCCCGCACTTCCGCCGGCTGCGCGAGCTGCGGGACGCCGCGGGGCTTCCGCACCTGTCCATGGGCATGAGCGGCGACTTCGAGGTCGCCATCGAGGAGGGAGCGACCATGGTGCGCGTGGGCACGGCGATCTTCGGCCCCCGGCAGCACCCCGCCCCGGAGGGAGTGACCCGGTGA
- the pgeF gene encoding peptidoglycan editing factor PgeF: MTGRPAFLTSPLLEAARVPHLFTTRHFPRLERAANGGSPFGPAAWTLLGARGLLLEPPAFARQVHGAEVVEARAGGSVGRGDALVSDRPGLPLAVFTADCLPIVLFDPAGGRLAVAHAGWRGTVQSVARAVADALARAGAPRESLLAAIGPSIGPCCYEVDLPVIQGLRSAFPGAWSGWVTPTGPGKWMLDLWKANEDQLRSAGVDPSRIDNLRLCTACRLDLFFSYRREGKGGSLATVAAVPASS, encoded by the coding sequence ATGACGGGACGCCCGGCCTTTCTCACCTCGCCCCTCCTGGAGGCCGCGCGAGTGCCTCATCTCTTCACGACGCGGCACTTCCCCCGCCTCGAGCGCGCCGCGAACGGGGGCTCGCCGTTCGGCCCGGCCGCCTGGACGCTCCTGGGCGCGCGCGGGCTCCTGCTTGAGCCGCCGGCCTTCGCCCGGCAGGTGCACGGCGCGGAGGTGGTCGAGGCGCGCGCGGGCGGCTCCGTCGGCAGGGGCGACGCTCTGGTCAGCGACCGTCCCGGCCTGCCGCTGGCCGTCTTCACCGCGGACTGCCTTCCCATCGTTCTCTTCGACCCGGCCGGAGGCCGGCTCGCCGTGGCGCATGCCGGCTGGCGGGGGACGGTGCAGTCCGTGGCGCGCGCCGTTGCCGACGCCCTGGCGCGCGCCGGGGCTCCGCGCGAGAGCCTCCTGGCTGCCATCGGTCCCTCCATCGGCCCGTGCTGTTACGAGGTGGATCTCCCCGTCATCCAGGGCCTGAGGAGCGCCTTCCCCGGTGCATGGTCGGGCTGGGTCACCCCCACCGGGCCGGGGAAGTGGATGCTCGACCTGTGGAAGGCCAACGAGGACCAGCTGCGCTCTGCCGGTGTCGATCCCTCCAGGATCGACAACCTGCGGCTCTGCACGGCCTGCCGGCTGGACCTCTTCTTCTCCTACCGGCGCGAGGGCAAGGGAGGCAGCCTCGCGACGGTCGCGGCCGTCCCCGCCTCCTCCTGA
- the ftsZ gene encoding cell division protein FtsZ has product MEQGRGRRPRFELDEEREVAKIKVVGLGGGGSNAVNRMMAARFTGVEFIVANTDAQALRASPAPMKIQLGARLTGGLGAGSDPEVGRNAAQEDREQIKQLLQGADMVFVTAGLGGGTGTGSAPVVAAVAKDLGILTVAVVTKPFSFEGRKRAQQADVGLAELRSVVDTLISIPNERLLAVVDRGTPLLEAFKVADTVLLQAVQGISDLILVPGLINLDFADVRTIMSGMGMALMGAGTGKGEHRALDAAQKAVASPLLDETSIDGARGILINFTGGPDLSIHEVVEAAKIVQEAAHEDANIIFGAVIDEGLRDEVRITVIATGFAERSVAADPAGKVVEMPRAPRTPSSPSWRRPAVAGPRAELGEPLEEDLDVPAFLRRQAD; this is encoded by the coding sequence ATGGAGCAGGGACGGGGGCGGCGGCCGAGGTTCGAGCTGGACGAGGAGCGCGAGGTGGCCAAGATCAAGGTGGTCGGTCTCGGCGGCGGCGGGTCCAATGCCGTGAACCGCATGATGGCCGCGCGCTTCACCGGGGTCGAGTTCATCGTCGCCAACACCGACGCCCAGGCCCTGCGCGCCTCGCCGGCCCCCATGAAGATCCAGCTCGGCGCCCGGCTCACCGGCGGGCTCGGCGCTGGCTCCGACCCCGAGGTGGGGCGAAACGCCGCCCAGGAGGACCGCGAGCAGATCAAGCAGCTCCTCCAGGGCGCCGACATGGTCTTCGTCACGGCGGGCCTCGGCGGCGGCACCGGCACGGGCTCGGCGCCCGTGGTGGCCGCCGTCGCGAAGGATCTCGGGATCCTCACCGTGGCCGTGGTGACGAAGCCCTTCTCCTTCGAGGGACGAAAGCGGGCGCAGCAGGCGGACGTCGGGCTCGCCGAGCTGCGCAGCGTTGTGGACACGCTCATCAGCATTCCCAACGAGCGGCTCCTGGCCGTCGTGGACCGCGGCACGCCGCTGCTCGAGGCGTTCAAGGTCGCCGACACGGTGCTGCTCCAGGCCGTGCAGGGCATCTCGGACCTGATCCTCGTGCCCGGGCTCATCAACCTGGACTTCGCAGACGTGCGGACGATCATGTCCGGCATGGGCATGGCGCTCATGGGTGCCGGCACCGGCAAGGGGGAGCACCGCGCGCTGGACGCTGCGCAGAAGGCCGTGGCGAGCCCCCTGCTCGACGAGACCTCCATCGATGGGGCCCGCGGCATCCTCATCAACTTCACCGGCGGCCCGGACCTGTCCATCCACGAGGTGGTGGAGGCCGCGAAGATCGTCCAGGAGGCGGCTCACGAGGACGCCAACATCATCTTCGGCGCCGTCATCGACGAGGGCCTGCGCGACGAGGTGCGCATCACCGTGATCGCCACTGGCTTTGCCGAGCGCTCGGTCGCGGCGGACCCTGCGGGGAAGGTGGTCGAGATGCCCCGTGCTCCGCGCACCCCGTCGTCGCCCTCCTGGCGCCGCCCGGCGGTGGCGGGCCCGCGCGCCGAGCTTGGGGAGCCGCTGGAGGAGGACCTCGACGTCCCCGCCTTCCTCCGCCGGCAGGCAGACTGA